In Caldicellulosiruptor obsidiansis OB47, a single window of DNA contains:
- a CDS encoding carbohydrate ABC transporter permease gives MEKAFGNKFTIAVFIAPALILFTLVVPIPILHSFYMSFFKWDMLSNMTYTGFENYKELFSDEIFLSSIFHTIEITVLSLIFQVILGLFLALCIVNITKGRRFYQSALFIPNVLSSAVIGILWFFVYNYDFGLINSVLRSLGLQNLQQEWLSQKYVLFSLSITTCWQWVGYHMILYVAAISGISQDIIEAAVVDGAEGLKMVTKIIIPQILPVLKVSIVLIITGSLKYFDMAWIMTEGGPDFASETIATYIYRTAFNKLQYGLGSAASTFLFVVSILITVIINNFASKREIEY, from the coding sequence TTGGAAAAGGCATTTGGTAATAAATTTACTATTGCTGTCTTTATAGCACCTGCGCTTATTCTTTTTACCCTTGTTGTACCTATTCCAATATTACATTCTTTTTATATGAGTTTTTTCAAATGGGACATGCTGTCAAATATGACGTATACAGGTTTTGAAAATTACAAAGAGCTTTTTTCTGATGAGATATTTCTTTCGTCTATCTTTCATACTATTGAAATTACAGTATTATCGTTAATATTTCAGGTTATATTAGGTTTATTTTTAGCTTTGTGTATTGTGAATATAACAAAAGGTAGAAGATTTTATCAGAGTGCATTATTTATACCTAACGTACTGTCAAGTGCAGTAATAGGTATTTTGTGGTTTTTTGTTTACAATTATGATTTTGGATTAATTAATTCAGTGTTGAGAAGTTTGGGGTTACAGAATTTGCAGCAGGAGTGGTTATCTCAAAAATATGTTTTGTTTTCGCTATCAATTACAACATGCTGGCAATGGGTAGGATATCACATGATTTTGTATGTGGCTGCAATTTCTGGAATATCTCAAGACATAATTGAAGCTGCAGTTGTTGATGGAGCAGAAGGGCTTAAAATGGTAACAAAAATTATAATTCCCCAGATATTACCTGTTTTAAAAGTTTCGATTGTTTTAATAATAACTGGTTCATTAAAATATTTTGATATGGCATGGATAATGACAGAGGGTGGGCCTGACTTTGCTTCAGAGACAATTGCTACATATATATATAGAACTGCGTTTAACAAGCTTCAATATGGTCTTGGTAGTGCAGCATCAACCTTTTTATTTGTTGTGAGCATATTAATAACTGTAATTATTAACAATTTTGCATCAAAAAGGGAAATTGAATATTAA